The Canis aureus isolate CA01 chromosome 9, VMU_Caureus_v.1.0, whole genome shotgun sequence genome has a segment encoding these proteins:
- the NGDN gene encoding neuroguidin isoform X1 codes for MWLFLLHFLFGTEEMLESDLPSAVTLLKNLQEQVMAVTAQIQALIKKVQARAYPTEKGLSLLEVKDQLLLMYLMDLTHLILDKASGGSLQGHPAVLRLVEIRTVLEKLRPLDQKLKYQIDKLVKTAVTGSLSENDPLRFKPHPSNMMSKLSSEDEEEDQTEEGQSEASGKKSAKGTIKKYVPPRLVPVHYDETEAEREKKRLERAKKRALSSSVIRELKEQYSDAPEEIRDARHPHVTRQSQEDQHRINYEESMMVRLSVSKREKGRRKRANVMSSQLHSLTHFSDISALTGGTPHLDEDQNPIKKRKKILKKGRKKKGFRRRR; via the exons ATGTGGCTCTTCCTCCTGCACTTCCTGTTCGGAACGGAG GAGATGCTGGAGTCAGACCTGCCAAGTGCCGTCACACTTTTGAAAAACCTTCAGGAGCAG GTGATGGCTGTAACTGCACAAATACAAGCTCTGATAAAAAAAGTTCAAGCTAGAGCCTATCCTACAGAGAAG GGTCTCAGCCTCTTGGAAGTAAAAGACCAGCTACTGCTCATGTACCTTATGGATTTAACCCATCTCATCCTGGACAAAGCCTCAGGAGGGTCTCTTCAGGGACATCCTGCAGTTTTGAGACTGGTGGAGATTCGCACG GTTTTGGAAAAGCTTCGTCCCTTGGACCAAAAACTGAAGTATCAAATTGACAAACTAGTCAAGACTGCAGTGACAGGCAGCCTCA GTGAGAATGACCCACTCCGTTTTAAGCCTCATCCCAGCAATATGATGAGCAAG TTGAGCtctgaggatgaggaggaagatCAAACAGAAGAAGGCCAATCTGAAGCTTCAGGGAAGAAATCTGCAAAAGGAACAATTAAGAAATATGTTCCGCCACGCTTGGTTCCAGTACATTATG ATGAAACAGAAGCTGAGCGGGAGAAAAAGCGCCTAGAACGGGCTAAAAAACGGGCATTGAGCAGCTCTGTCATTCGAGAACTGAAGGAGCAATACTCAGATGCTCCAGAGGAAATCCGTGATGCTCGGCATCCTCATGTTACTCGCCAGAGTCAGGAGGATCAACATAG GATTAACTATGAGGAGAGCATGATGGTGCGTTTAAGTGTTAGTAAACGCGAGAAAGGACGGCGAAAACGGGCAAATGTCATGAGCTCACAACTCCATTCCCTCACACACTTCAGTGACATCAGTGCTTTGACAGGAGGAACCCCTCATCTTGATGAG gatcagaatCCTATCAAGAAGCGGAAGAAGATACTGAAGAAAGGTCGGAAGAAAAAAG GTTTTCGGAGGCGGCGGTGA
- the NGDN gene encoding neuroguidin isoform X2: MAAPESSEMLESDLPSAVTLLKNLQEQVMAVTAQIQALIKKVQARAYPTEKGLSLLEVKDQLLLMYLMDLTHLILDKASGGSLQGHPAVLRLVEIRTVLEKLRPLDQKLKYQIDKLVKTAVTGSLSENDPLRFKPHPSNMMSKLSSEDEEEDQTEEGQSEASGKKSAKGTIKKYVPPRLVPVHYDETEAEREKKRLERAKKRALSSSVIRELKEQYSDAPEEIRDARHPHVTRQSQEDQHRINYEESMMVRLSVSKREKGRRKRANVMSSQLHSLTHFSDISALTGGTPHLDEDQNPIKKRKKILKKGRKKKGFRRRR, encoded by the exons ATGGCGGCCCCCGAGAGTTCC GAGATGCTGGAGTCAGACCTGCCAAGTGCCGTCACACTTTTGAAAAACCTTCAGGAGCAG GTGATGGCTGTAACTGCACAAATACAAGCTCTGATAAAAAAAGTTCAAGCTAGAGCCTATCCTACAGAGAAG GGTCTCAGCCTCTTGGAAGTAAAAGACCAGCTACTGCTCATGTACCTTATGGATTTAACCCATCTCATCCTGGACAAAGCCTCAGGAGGGTCTCTTCAGGGACATCCTGCAGTTTTGAGACTGGTGGAGATTCGCACG GTTTTGGAAAAGCTTCGTCCCTTGGACCAAAAACTGAAGTATCAAATTGACAAACTAGTCAAGACTGCAGTGACAGGCAGCCTCA GTGAGAATGACCCACTCCGTTTTAAGCCTCATCCCAGCAATATGATGAGCAAG TTGAGCtctgaggatgaggaggaagatCAAACAGAAGAAGGCCAATCTGAAGCTTCAGGGAAGAAATCTGCAAAAGGAACAATTAAGAAATATGTTCCGCCACGCTTGGTTCCAGTACATTATG ATGAAACAGAAGCTGAGCGGGAGAAAAAGCGCCTAGAACGGGCTAAAAAACGGGCATTGAGCAGCTCTGTCATTCGAGAACTGAAGGAGCAATACTCAGATGCTCCAGAGGAAATCCGTGATGCTCGGCATCCTCATGTTACTCGCCAGAGTCAGGAGGATCAACATAG GATTAACTATGAGGAGAGCATGATGGTGCGTTTAAGTGTTAGTAAACGCGAGAAAGGACGGCGAAAACGGGCAAATGTCATGAGCTCACAACTCCATTCCCTCACACACTTCAGTGACATCAGTGCTTTGACAGGAGGAACCCCTCATCTTGATGAG gatcagaatCCTATCAAGAAGCGGAAGAAGATACTGAAGAAAGGTCGGAAGAAAAAAG GTTTTCGGAGGCGGCGGTGA
- the NGDN gene encoding neuroguidin isoform X3 — translation MLESDLPSAVTLLKNLQEQVMAVTAQIQALIKKVQARAYPTEKGLSLLEVKDQLLLMYLMDLTHLILDKASGGSLQGHPAVLRLVEIRTVLEKLRPLDQKLKYQIDKLVKTAVTGSLSENDPLRFKPHPSNMMSKLSSEDEEEDQTEEGQSEASGKKSAKGTIKKYVPPRLVPVHYDETEAEREKKRLERAKKRALSSSVIRELKEQYSDAPEEIRDARHPHVTRQSQEDQHRINYEESMMVRLSVSKREKGRRKRANVMSSQLHSLTHFSDISALTGGTPHLDEDQNPIKKRKKILKKGRKKKGFRRRR, via the exons ATGCTGGAGTCAGACCTGCCAAGTGCCGTCACACTTTTGAAAAACCTTCAGGAGCAG GTGATGGCTGTAACTGCACAAATACAAGCTCTGATAAAAAAAGTTCAAGCTAGAGCCTATCCTACAGAGAAG GGTCTCAGCCTCTTGGAAGTAAAAGACCAGCTACTGCTCATGTACCTTATGGATTTAACCCATCTCATCCTGGACAAAGCCTCAGGAGGGTCTCTTCAGGGACATCCTGCAGTTTTGAGACTGGTGGAGATTCGCACG GTTTTGGAAAAGCTTCGTCCCTTGGACCAAAAACTGAAGTATCAAATTGACAAACTAGTCAAGACTGCAGTGACAGGCAGCCTCA GTGAGAATGACCCACTCCGTTTTAAGCCTCATCCCAGCAATATGATGAGCAAG TTGAGCtctgaggatgaggaggaagatCAAACAGAAGAAGGCCAATCTGAAGCTTCAGGGAAGAAATCTGCAAAAGGAACAATTAAGAAATATGTTCCGCCACGCTTGGTTCCAGTACATTATG ATGAAACAGAAGCTGAGCGGGAGAAAAAGCGCCTAGAACGGGCTAAAAAACGGGCATTGAGCAGCTCTGTCATTCGAGAACTGAAGGAGCAATACTCAGATGCTCCAGAGGAAATCCGTGATGCTCGGCATCCTCATGTTACTCGCCAGAGTCAGGAGGATCAACATAG GATTAACTATGAGGAGAGCATGATGGTGCGTTTAAGTGTTAGTAAACGCGAGAAAGGACGGCGAAAACGGGCAAATGTCATGAGCTCACAACTCCATTCCCTCACACACTTCAGTGACATCAGTGCTTTGACAGGAGGAACCCCTCATCTTGATGAG gatcagaatCCTATCAAGAAGCGGAAGAAGATACTGAAGAAAGGTCGGAAGAAAAAAG GTTTTCGGAGGCGGCGGTGA